Proteins encoded in a region of the Atopobium sp. oral taxon 416 genome:
- a CDS encoding M20/M25/M40 family metallo-hydrolase — protein MDSAFWDEIVSLCHVLHAHTELSGREMTTKERIRSSLSFHTSAALADYGSWLSARFCPEGAEVAAPIAFHADMDALPIDETIELPYGSVVPGVAHKCSHDGHTAALAAAARLIEQNAAIECPVCLVFQPAEE, from the coding sequence ATGGACAGCGCATTCTGGGACGAGATCGTCTCTCTCTGCCACGTGCTTCATGCCCATACCGAGCTCTCGGGCAGAGAGATGACGACGAAGGAGCGGATCAGGTCCTCCCTCTCTTTCCATACCTCTGCAGCACTCGCTGACTACGGCAGCTGGCTCTCGGCGCGCTTCTGTCCTGAAGGGGCGGAAGTTGCAGCGCCTATCGCATTCCATGCCGATATGGATGCCTTGCCGATAGACGAGACGATTGAGCTTCCCTATGGCTCCGTGGTGCCTGGTGTCGCGCACAAATGCAGTCATGACGGGCATACGGCAGCGCTTGCCGCCGCTGCCCGCCTGATCGAGCAGAATGCTGCTATCGAGTGTCCCGTCTGCCTTGTCTTCCAGCCGGCAGAAGAGTGA
- a CDS encoding IS30 family transposase, with protein MQFYFCELHHLWQKPTVKNTDGLICEFLPKGTDFGKVTDEEVQHAVELICDRPRKVSGYRTANEVFREMVHSA; from the coding sequence GTGCAGTTCTACTTCTGCGAGCTGCACCACCTATGGCAGAAACCGACGGTTAAGAACACTGACGGTCTCATCTGCGAGTTCTTGCCGAAGGGGACAGACTTCGGCAAGGTCACGGACGAGGAGGTGCAGCATGCGGTAGAGCTGATCTGCGACAGGCCAAGGAAGGTATCAGGCTACAGGACAGCCAACGAGGTCTTTAGGGAGATGGTGCACTCAGCTTGA